One stretch of Castor canadensis chromosome 12, mCasCan1.hap1v2, whole genome shotgun sequence DNA includes these proteins:
- the LOC141414871 gene encoding uncharacterized protein C2orf92-like has product MNRILQNNWNLCSGLHSGKADDISEEKWVKEASVFNRNLRQQLTAKDKETPKNALNPDFQRKSPLCRVMLQFLQKNIIIAAITMMAIIVIMVLVLLFPVYMRRKQALLGSYGFQWAIRCPVNSGKWTSKL; this is encoded by the exons actgGAATTTGTGCTCAGGACTTCACTCTGGCAAAGCAG ATGACATTTCGGAGGAGAAGTGGGTTAAAGAAGCGTCTGTTTTCAACAGGAATTTAAGACAACAATTGACTGCTAAAGATAAAGAAACACCTAAAAACGCCCTTAATCCAG ATTTCCAAAGAAAGAGTCCGCTGTGCAGGGTGATGCTTCAGTTCCTGCAGAAGAACATCATCATCGCTGCCATCACGATGATGGCAATCATTGTGATCATGGTGCTAGTGCTGCTCTTCCCTGTGTACATGAGGAGGAAACAGGCATT GTTAGGGTCCTATGGCTTCCAGTGGGCTATCCGGTGTCCTGTCAACTCTGGCAAGTGGAcctcaaaactgtga